From one Microbulbifer sp. A4B17 genomic stretch:
- a CDS encoding lactoylglutathione lyase family protein has product MSSVYPRTFSHIGISVPNLEEAVKFYTEVLGWYLIMKPTEIHEDKSAIGEMCTDVFGPNWGSFRIAHLSTGDRIGIELFQFNNQENPKDNFEYWKTGIFHFCVQDPNLEELAEKIVAAGGKKRMPEPRYYYPGEKPYRMIYMEDPFGNILELYSHSYELIYSAGAY; this is encoded by the coding sequence ATGAGTAGCGTGTACCCGAGAACCTTCTCCCATATAGGTATTTCAGTGCCAAATCTTGAGGAGGCTGTTAAGTTCTACACTGAGGTATTGGGCTGGTATCTGATTATGAAGCCCACAGAAATCCATGAAGACAAAAGTGCCATCGGTGAAATGTGCACCGATGTTTTTGGTCCTAACTGGGGCAGCTTCCGCATTGCCCACTTATCCACTGGAGATCGGATCGGAATAGAATTGTTCCAGTTTAACAATCAGGAAAACCCTAAGGACAACTTCGAGTATTGGAAAACAGGAATCTTTCACTTCTGTGTACAAGATCCCAATCTGGAAGAACTGGCAGAGAAAATTGTAGCCGCAGGCGGCAAAAAGCGTATGCCTGAACCCCGCTATTATTACCCTGGGGAAAAACCATACCGTATGATTTATATGGAAGATCCATTCGGTAATATTCTGGAACTTTACAGCCACAGCTATGAATTAATCTACAGTGCAGGTGCCTATTAA
- a CDS encoding LysR family transcriptional regulator has protein sequence MINPVWLRSFCTLAEEGHFTRTADRLHMTQSGVSQHIRKLEEHLGVALLVRKGKHFTLTDAGDRLYCEGQGIVQKLSNLGQIVGEDPPHRGVVRVMCPGSVGLKLYPKLLSLQKLHRGLAISCRFAPNLDVEKAIVENDVDIGLMTSPSQVEEIDSRPIASEKLLLVTPAEVVSPDWEKLLALGYIGHPDGIHHASLLLGANFPQFRNLNVFQQKGFSNQISLILEPVGMGLGFTVLPSYAVNAFRRPKLIKAHSLEKPVSETLFLALRRTQVVSARVRFIIGEMEKWL, from the coding sequence ATGATTAATCCAGTGTGGTTGCGGAGCTTTTGCACGCTAGCCGAAGAGGGACACTTCACCCGCACTGCGGACCGTTTACATATGACTCAGTCTGGTGTCAGCCAGCATATACGCAAGCTAGAGGAGCACTTGGGTGTCGCCCTGTTGGTCAGGAAGGGCAAGCACTTCACTCTCACTGATGCTGGCGACCGTCTCTACTGTGAAGGGCAGGGGATTGTGCAAAAGCTCTCTAATTTGGGACAAATTGTTGGTGAGGACCCGCCTCACCGTGGGGTTGTACGAGTGATGTGTCCCGGAAGTGTGGGGTTGAAGCTCTATCCAAAGCTTTTATCCTTGCAGAAGCTCCACAGGGGATTAGCAATAAGCTGCCGCTTTGCGCCAAACCTGGATGTGGAGAAAGCCATTGTAGAAAATGATGTTGATATAGGGTTAATGACAAGTCCTTCACAGGTGGAGGAAATTGACAGCAGGCCTATCGCTAGTGAAAAACTACTGCTAGTGACGCCCGCTGAAGTGGTATCCCCTGACTGGGAAAAGCTTTTGGCGTTGGGGTATATAGGTCATCCTGATGGTATACATCATGCGAGTCTATTATTGGGGGCAAACTTCCCACAATTTCGAAATCTAAATGTTTTCCAGCAAAAAGGGTTTTCCAACCAAATCAGCTTGATACTGGAGCCCGTTGGCATGGGTTTGGGATTTACTGTTTTACCGTCCTATGCGGTCAATGCATTTCGAAGACCGAAATTAATCAAGGCGCACAGCCTTGAGAAGCCCGTTAGTGAAACGCTTTTTTTGGCACTTAGGCGCACTCAGGTCGTATCCGCCAGAGTCCGCTTTATTATTGGTGAAATGGAGAAATGGCTCTAA
- a CDS encoding nucleoside deaminase — MALIRLLNIKKIKSYSKNKVLFFLLLFLLMPKFSIEALAESKSIRGESIRDEQDNLLMLFAYSVVFQDWVNPTDQDKRGHNIGAVLFDDSVKRVAAVQLNSVSICNDKTQHAEVRLMQQCLAEKCLGQKTQYLTHANVAIYTTLEPCMMCSGMMTFLGVLRVVYGQTDPDYGQSIERLKQSSNESCGGEDSQCIVDKPANYYTRRITSEPSKLLKREQLDGAYFAYELQHGDHIIRFLLTDEAKQIYQQAYQDFKNLNVRHKENRAIYRQALSILKQLENGELRLDYCPSWQLHHH, encoded by the coding sequence ATGGCTCTAATTAGGCTCTTAAATATCAAAAAAATTAAGAGTTATAGTAAAAATAAAGTGTTGTTTTTTTTACTGCTATTTTTGTTAATGCCAAAATTTTCTATAGAGGCATTAGCGGAGAGTAAGAGCATTAGGGGGGAAAGTATTCGGGATGAGCAGGACAACTTACTGATGCTTTTCGCTTATTCCGTAGTTTTTCAGGATTGGGTAAACCCTACAGATCAAGATAAGAGAGGTCATAATATTGGCGCAGTCTTATTTGATGATAGTGTCAAGAGAGTAGCGGCTGTCCAGCTTAATTCAGTTTCAATTTGCAATGACAAAACCCAGCATGCTGAAGTCCGTTTAATGCAACAGTGCCTGGCTGAAAAATGTCTCGGGCAAAAAACTCAATATCTGACTCATGCCAATGTTGCGATTTATACCACATTAGAGCCCTGTATGATGTGTAGTGGCATGATGACTTTCCTTGGGGTTTTGCGAGTTGTCTACGGACAGACTGATCCCGATTATGGTCAAAGTATAGAACGACTAAAGCAGAGCTCTAATGAGAGCTGTGGCGGAGAAGATTCGCAGTGTATCGTGGATAAACCTGCGAATTATTATACTCGTCGTATAACTTCAGAACCTTCGAAGTTGTTAAAGAGAGAACAGCTGGACGGGGCTTACTTTGCCTATGAATTACAGCATGGCGACCATATCATTCGTTTCTTATTGACTGACGAAGCTAAACAAATTTATCAGCAAGCTTATCAGGACTTTAAAAATCTAAACGTTAGGCACAAGGAAAACAGGGCAATATACCGTCAAGCACTCTCAATCCTGAAGCAGCTGGAAAATGGTGAACTGCGGCTGGATTACTGTCCCTCTTGGCAGTTGCACCATCATTAA
- a CDS encoding LysR family transcriptional regulator ArgP, whose amino-acid sequence MLDLKQLQAFAFVVEERSFDKAAALLHVSQSAISQRIKSLESQVGQALLIRSNPLRPTEAGLKVLGYYQQMHLLQQELLTDIDPEGGKTRYSNQNKVRIALNSDSLDTWFLSAITPLIRSQQLLVDLKVDDQEATHELLKNGEVIGCISSTTSNLQGCQSVLLGHMAYYPVCTRSFKKKFFSDPIHVDEFRYAPAVEFNYKDRLQSRYLKKFWGVETGQYPSHEIPSSKSFLSFLTLGLGWGMAPDIQVASLLKSGKLVKLAEDQCLEIPLYWHVWNLKSKLIKQITINLTEQAQKALQQS is encoded by the coding sequence ATGTTAGACCTAAAGCAACTCCAAGCCTTTGCCTTTGTGGTGGAGGAACGCAGTTTTGACAAAGCCGCAGCCTTACTCCACGTGAGTCAGTCTGCGATTTCCCAACGAATCAAGTCCCTGGAGAGCCAGGTGGGCCAGGCGCTACTGATCCGCTCCAATCCTTTACGCCCCACTGAAGCAGGCCTCAAAGTACTGGGGTACTACCAGCAAATGCATTTGTTACAGCAGGAGCTTCTCACTGATATCGACCCTGAGGGGGGAAAGACCCGCTATAGCAACCAGAACAAGGTTCGTATCGCACTGAATTCAGATAGCTTGGATACCTGGTTCCTCTCCGCCATCACACCATTGATTCGATCCCAGCAGCTTTTGGTGGACCTGAAAGTAGACGACCAGGAGGCCACTCATGAGTTGTTGAAGAATGGGGAAGTAATTGGCTGTATCAGCTCCACAACCAGTAATCTTCAGGGGTGCCAATCAGTACTGCTTGGTCATATGGCCTACTACCCGGTTTGTACCAGGTCTTTTAAGAAAAAGTTTTTCTCAGACCCCATTCATGTTGATGAATTTCGCTATGCCCCGGCAGTGGAGTTCAACTATAAGGATCGGCTACAGAGCCGCTACCTGAAAAAATTCTGGGGTGTGGAAACCGGCCAGTATCCGTCCCACGAAATACCTTCTTCCAAGAGCTTCCTCAGCTTCTTAACCTTGGGGTTGGGTTGGGGAATGGCGCCGGATATTCAGGTAGCCAGCCTGCTAAAAAGTGGAAAGTTGGTCAAACTCGCAGAAGACCAGTGTTTGGAGATTCCTCTTTACTGGCATGTTTGGAATTTAAAATCGAAGTTGATCAAGCAGATTACTATCAACCTCACGGAGCAAGCTCAAAAGGCTTTGCAACAGTCGTAA
- a CDS encoding LysE/ArgO family amino acid transporter, translated as MFSGLLLAPLAKGFLTTISLIMAIGAQNAFLLTQSIRRQYHFSIAALCVLMDIALITGGVFLVANLAQAGGDWMIWLTWLGAAFLFSYGAMAFRSALTNKGLGDQKERMKSRRSALITAVALTLLNPHAYVDTVVLIGSVGAQYAGNGSWFFVLGACSASLLWFTLLSVGGSMMQPLFKNPRTWQVLDVLVGIMMWTIAVSLLWAQ; from the coding sequence GTGTTCTCAGGGTTGTTGCTGGCACCGCTCGCAAAAGGTTTTTTAACTACCATCAGTTTGATTATGGCGATTGGAGCGCAGAATGCGTTTCTGTTAACGCAGAGTATCCGTCGTCAATATCACTTTAGTATCGCAGCATTATGCGTACTGATGGATATTGCCTTAATTACTGGTGGTGTGTTCCTGGTTGCAAATCTCGCACAAGCGGGTGGCGATTGGATGATCTGGCTAACCTGGCTCGGTGCTGCTTTCCTTTTCTCCTACGGTGCCATGGCATTCCGTTCCGCCCTTACCAATAAAGGCTTGGGCGACCAAAAAGAGCGGATGAAATCCCGCCGTTCAGCCTTGATTACTGCGGTAGCTTTAACATTGCTGAACCCGCATGCCTATGTGGATACGGTTGTACTTATCGGCTCAGTAGGGGCCCAGTATGCAGGTAATGGGTCCTGGTTCTTTGTGCTGGGTGCATGTAGTGCCTCACTGTTGTGGTTCACTCTCCTCTCTGTGGGTGGCAGCATGATGCAGCCACTGTTTAAAAACCCCAGAACCTGGCAGGTACTTGATGTATTGGTGGGTATTATGATGTGGACTATTGCTGTCAGCTTACTGTGGGCACAGTAA
- a CDS encoding acyltransferase: MNKRLINLDVLRGLAATLVVWQHSSEVFIRNPYVEQHGSLLAEFISQLDFGRIGVLCFFLISGFVIPHSLLASNRPLKSFATRRFFRLYPAYWLSMIVTIGLAWLLADRTFSASTVLANTTMLQALMGFESVQTLYWTLTAELIFYSLCALMFRLRLLGNPSYLLMMCWGALSTFVCLQLLGLAPTPLSQLPATTTYLPFAIAVMFCGTLIRYYYETKCGFRYLLWGLLSTFCIPLLVVVLYLIGRSISETPFRFASSHFIALVIFLAFLLLPMKPVRHLAALGTISYSIYLFHLTIVFLGSWAIAQPWGEGFASFSLSAVLLVVTLLSFTLAAAVYWLVERPCMRLGRYLSDRSNVLNRSGNMIRES; encoded by the coding sequence ATGAACAAACGCCTTATTAATCTCGATGTACTACGGGGGCTGGCTGCAACATTGGTTGTCTGGCAACACAGTAGTGAAGTGTTTATCCGCAACCCCTATGTCGAACAGCACGGTAGTCTGTTGGCTGAGTTTATCAGTCAATTGGATTTTGGCCGGATAGGAGTGCTTTGCTTTTTCCTGATTTCCGGCTTTGTCATTCCCCATAGCCTTCTCGCATCAAACCGTCCTCTTAAAAGCTTTGCTACTCGCCGCTTCTTCCGCTTGTACCCGGCTTATTGGCTATCCATGATTGTAACAATTGGCTTGGCATGGTTATTAGCTGACCGGACATTCTCTGCAAGTACCGTCCTGGCCAATACCACAATGCTGCAAGCTCTTATGGGTTTTGAAAGTGTCCAGACTCTCTATTGGACCCTTACCGCAGAACTGATTTTCTATAGTCTTTGCGCTCTGATGTTTCGTCTGCGGCTTTTAGGGAACCCGAGTTACCTACTCATGATGTGCTGGGGAGCGCTATCGACGTTTGTCTGTCTACAACTTTTGGGGCTAGCGCCCACCCCCTTATCCCAGCTGCCCGCGACTACCACCTACCTACCCTTTGCTATTGCGGTGATGTTCTGCGGTACTCTGATCAGGTACTACTACGAAACAAAGTGCGGCTTCCGCTATTTGCTCTGGGGGCTACTTTCCACATTCTGTATTCCGCTACTCGTTGTAGTCTTATACCTGATAGGTAGATCGATCAGCGAAACTCCTTTTCGCTTTGCATCATCTCACTTCATTGCTTTGGTTATCTTTCTCGCTTTCCTATTACTCCCAATGAAGCCTGTGCGACATTTAGCAGCTTTGGGCACTATCAGCTACTCCATTTACTTATTTCATTTGACCATTGTCTTTCTCGGCAGCTGGGCGATAGCCCAACCTTGGGGGGAAGGATTTGCAAGCTTTTCTCTGTCAGCTGTCCTTCTAGTAGTAACCCTACTTAGCTTTACTCTGGCAGCAGCAGTTTATTGGTTGGTGGAGAGGCCCTGTATGCGTCTTGGGCGCTATTTGAGCGATCGAAGTAACGTACTAAATAGATCAGGGAATATGATTAGAGAGAGTTAG
- a CDS encoding DUF4259 domain-containing protein: protein MGAWSEDAFGNDAACDWSGEFLDNPGLEKVKQAIDIDLMSEDYLEYDDACAALVACEIIARLKGNWGKKSAYSEAIDNWVETSDIVPDKQLTNKAVDTIARIVGENSELRELWDEDGENVKWHFEMDNLLVRIND, encoded by the coding sequence ATGGGAGCTTGGTCAGAGGACGCTTTTGGAAATGATGCTGCTTGCGATTGGTCAGGTGAATTTCTGGACAATCCGGGACTTGAAAAAGTTAAACAGGCAATAGATATTGATTTAATGTCAGAGGACTACTTGGAATATGATGATGCATGTGCCGCACTAGTTGCATGTGAGATTATTGCAAGGTTAAAGGGAAACTGGGGTAAGAAAAGCGCTTATTCCGAAGCTATCGATAACTGGGTAGAAACTTCAGATATTGTCCCCGATAAGCAGCTTACAAATAAAGCTGTTGATACCATAGCCCGAATTGTTGGAGAAAATTCAGAACTCAGAGAATTGTGGGATGAAGATGGCGAAAATGTAAAGTGGCATTTTGAGATGGACAACTTACTAGTACGTATTAATGACTAG
- a CDS encoding serine hydrolase domain-containing protein, with protein sequence MATSSDKNGEIVKKRNYGFAEIQHKVSVKENTVFPINSMTKAFTGVALVQLSEQGKLSFDDEIGKHIADLPEEWKSISIQQLMTHTSGLPEILSGYRADLIVRGNPETLIIMKMDTQQAGRL encoded by the coding sequence ATTGCAACTAGCAGTGATAAAAATGGGGAAATCGTTAAGAAGAGAAATTATGGATTTGCTGAAATACAACATAAGGTATCCGTTAAAGAGAATACTGTCTTCCCTATAAACTCCATGACCAAAGCGTTTACGGGTGTGGCACTGGTACAACTTTCTGAACAGGGGAAGTTGTCATTCGATGATGAGATAGGCAAACATATTGCTGATCTACCCGAGGAATGGAAATCAATCAGCATTCAACAGTTGATGACCCATACTTCGGGGCTTCCTGAAATACTTAGTGGGTATAGAGCTGATCTCATAGTGCGGGGTAATCCAGAGACTTTAATAATTATGAAAATGGATACGCAACAGGCTGGCAGGCTATAG
- a CDS encoding patatin-like phospholipase family protein — translation MKIRHVAVTFLILIVAFVGLVYVYNYRLTQSIKFNAYPVTDEFIDSNESLKEKDTIRILIIDGGGIRGLIPLYVIKHIEEHTGKPIDELFDVFSGVSTGAIIASGLNVTHAPFKTNHPENTNPQSHTEAIIDIYKNESKYLFSTPWYHKLLTGNGYFSPRFSGERLRDTMEKHYTDETNFTDLKNYVIIPSLNIHTGQLHLFKNRGEEVKKLPTDTLYQLVTAAASAETLFPPVDFMTTGRDVHHRYYADAGIYANNPTSIILNDIIEEFPGKKYYVLILGAGTSPLNTMETNYRSLKNWGKINWIQDLISNVQRSMDDQQLYTLKIAQSLSSEGKINYNYLNVEIIDPYVDPFDYKSIDSLKVLADRLICENQTEINQVVTNLKKNG, via the coding sequence TTGAAGATCAGGCACGTTGCAGTCACATTTTTAATACTTATCGTAGCTTTTGTGGGGCTCGTATATGTATACAATTACCGCCTGACCCAGAGCATTAAATTTAATGCTTACCCGGTTACAGATGAGTTTATCGACAGTAATGAATCCCTCAAAGAAAAAGACACTATTAGAATCCTGATTATAGACGGAGGGGGTATACGTGGATTGATACCACTCTATGTCATTAAACATATCGAAGAGCACACAGGTAAGCCTATTGATGAGTTGTTTGATGTTTTTAGTGGGGTATCTACTGGTGCTATCATTGCCTCCGGCCTAAATGTGACCCATGCACCTTTTAAGACCAACCATCCTGAAAACACCAACCCTCAGTCACACACCGAGGCAATTATTGATATCTATAAAAATGAAAGTAAATACTTATTCTCAACACCTTGGTATCACAAATTATTGACTGGGAATGGATATTTCTCCCCTCGCTTTAGCGGCGAACGATTACGCGACACTATGGAGAAACATTATACCGACGAAACCAATTTCACCGACCTGAAAAACTACGTGATCATACCTTCTCTCAATATCCATACAGGTCAGCTACATCTTTTTAAAAATCGCGGAGAAGAGGTTAAAAAACTACCCACAGATACTCTGTACCAACTAGTCACAGCTGCAGCTAGTGCGGAAACCCTTTTCCCTCCTGTCGATTTTATGACCACTGGCCGGGATGTTCATCACCGTTATTATGCCGATGCAGGCATATATGCAAACAACCCCACCAGTATTATATTGAATGACATTATTGAGGAGTTTCCTGGAAAAAAATATTATGTACTAATTCTTGGGGCCGGTACATCCCCTCTGAATACAATGGAAACCAACTATCGGAGCTTGAAAAACTGGGGGAAAATTAACTGGATTCAGGATCTCATATCAAATGTTCAAAGATCCATGGATGACCAGCAATTATACACACTGAAAATTGCACAATCTCTCAGCTCTGAAGGGAAAATCAATTATAACTACTTGAACGTTGAAATTATCGACCCTTATGTTGACCCATTTGACTACAAATCAATTGACAGCTTGAAGGTTCTAGCAGACAGACTTATCTGTGAAAACCAAACGGAAATTAACCAGGTAGTTACCAACCTCAAGAAAAATGGGTAA
- a CDS encoding cytochrome-c peroxidase: protein MIKKIFSKRDLKLPIIGSLIAAASLLSTTVSATAEVDINQLRQQSKIMFGTLSETMPGSENDTPAMVELGKTLFMDKRLSVNDSQSCNSCHQVGNYNGSGVDNEATSLGALPGTKGDRNSPTVWNSGFQIAQFWDGRAENLKAQAKGPILNPVEMGMPSEGAVETKISKIDKYQVSFKQAFGHDNAISYNNIAHAIAAFERTLITNDRFDTFMKGDDHALTKKELKGLQTFINTGCSACHNGKTLGGNMYQKMGLVNEYPHQEDLGRYKVTGSENDKMVFKVPMLRDVSRSAPYFHDGSVETIEQAIYDMAWHQLGQKLNKQQVSDIAAFLNALEHQAN, encoded by the coding sequence GTGATTAAGAAAATTTTTTCGAAAAGAGATCTAAAGCTTCCAATCATTGGCAGCTTGATAGCGGCAGCAAGCTTGCTATCAACAACTGTATCGGCAACGGCCGAAGTTGATATAAATCAATTACGTCAACAATCAAAAATTATGTTCGGCACTCTCTCAGAAACTATGCCAGGCAGTGAGAATGACACCCCAGCTATGGTTGAGCTTGGAAAAACACTGTTCATGGACAAACGGCTTTCAGTCAATGATAGCCAGTCCTGTAACAGCTGCCATCAAGTAGGGAACTACAATGGCTCGGGCGTTGACAATGAAGCGACATCACTTGGCGCTTTGCCCGGCACTAAAGGTGATCGTAACTCTCCAACAGTCTGGAATTCAGGATTCCAGATTGCTCAATTTTGGGATGGCCGAGCAGAAAACCTGAAAGCACAAGCAAAAGGTCCAATTCTCAACCCTGTAGAAATGGGAATGCCCTCTGAAGGGGCTGTTGAAACAAAGATTTCAAAAATTGATAAATATCAAGTGAGTTTCAAGCAGGCTTTTGGTCATGACAATGCTATCTCTTACAATAACATTGCACATGCGATTGCCGCATTTGAGCGCACGTTGATCACAAATGATCGCTTTGATACTTTTATGAAAGGTGACGATCATGCACTGACAAAAAAGGAGTTAAAGGGTCTGCAAACCTTTATCAACACCGGTTGTTCGGCTTGCCATAATGGTAAAACCCTGGGTGGTAACATGTATCAGAAGATGGGGTTAGTCAATGAATATCCGCACCAGGAAGATTTAGGTCGCTATAAAGTTACAGGTAGTGAAAACGATAAAATGGTGTTCAAGGTTCCGATGTTACGTGACGTTAGTAGAAGTGCGCCTTACTTCCACGATGGGAGCGTAGAAACCATTGAACAAGCAATTTACGATATGGCTTGGCACCAGCTAGGTCAAAAATTAAACAAGCAGCAAGTAAGTGATATCGCTGCTTTTCTAAATGCTTTAGAGCACCAAGCTAACTGA
- a CDS encoding GlxA family transcriptional regulator yields the protein MTQTIHIAILMIPGAAQSATYGLIDLFQTANHICQESIPEPKALFEVSRWLINDGKVTSEKKGAAKDPSIVIVPPVPGGQEYMEPPTDVSTWLLKRHKEGALTCSACAGAFMLADAGLLDGRQATTHWRLADAFKQKFPDIELNIDSILISDPDVVTAGGVMSWIDLGLHLVGRYMPPHIVMELGRFLLVDTGTRYQSFYRSFLPPVDHGDKAILKVQQQIHRDYQQPISVAEMAQLANLGERTFLRRFHKVTGYRPAEYLQQQRLQKARELLETGTLQVEQIAWQVGYEDVSAFRKMFHKQTGLSPREYRQRFSGGSKM from the coding sequence GTGACCCAAACAATCCACATTGCAATACTGATGATCCCCGGAGCGGCTCAGTCGGCGACTTATGGTCTAATCGACCTGTTCCAAACCGCAAACCACATCTGTCAGGAGTCAATCCCAGAACCCAAGGCGCTATTTGAGGTATCACGCTGGCTAATTAATGACGGAAAAGTCACATCCGAGAAAAAAGGGGCAGCTAAAGACCCAAGTATCGTTATTGTACCGCCGGTACCGGGGGGTCAGGAGTACATGGAGCCACCGACAGATGTCAGTACCTGGTTGTTAAAGCGACACAAAGAGGGGGCCTTAACCTGTTCCGCTTGTGCTGGGGCTTTTATGTTGGCCGACGCAGGGCTATTAGATGGACGCCAGGCGACCACTCACTGGCGACTGGCCGATGCCTTTAAGCAGAAGTTCCCGGATATAGAGCTGAATATCGATTCCATCCTGATTTCAGACCCGGATGTTGTCACCGCAGGAGGTGTAATGTCTTGGATTGACCTTGGGTTACATCTGGTCGGACGATACATGCCTCCCCATATTGTTATGGAGTTGGGACGTTTCCTGTTGGTGGATACAGGAACCCGTTACCAAAGTTTTTACCGCAGTTTTCTACCTCCTGTAGATCATGGTGATAAAGCAATTTTAAAAGTACAGCAGCAAATTCACCGGGATTATCAACAACCAATCTCTGTTGCAGAGATGGCTCAACTCGCCAATCTGGGCGAGCGTACTTTTCTACGAAGGTTTCACAAGGTTACCGGTTATAGACCCGCCGAATATCTACAACAGCAACGTCTACAAAAGGCTCGCGAACTATTGGAAACGGGCACATTGCAAGTCGAACAGATCGCTTGGCAAGTGGGATATGAGGATGTCAGTGCATTCCGGAAAATGTTTCACAAACAGACCGGTCTTTCTCCTCGGGAGTATCGACAGAGATTCTCAGGTGGCTCTAAAATGTAA
- a CDS encoding cysteine hydrolase family protein, translated as MSKTALIVVDMQNDYFEGGKWTLEGIGQASNQAAKVLAEFRKKQWSVIHVHYEFLSEDAPFFIAGSEGAKIHESLLPVEGEPVVLKNEVNSFKGTDLKERLEELGVSQLIIVGAMSHMCIDAITRAASDFGYKNTVIHDACASRDMSFNGVDVPAAHIHAAYMAALQFAYAEVINADTFLTQ; from the coding sequence ATGAGCAAGACAGCGCTAATCGTCGTAGATATGCAAAACGACTACTTTGAAGGCGGAAAGTGGACTCTTGAAGGCATTGGTCAAGCGTCAAACCAAGCCGCAAAAGTGCTGGCCGAGTTTCGAAAAAAGCAGTGGTCAGTTATTCATGTTCACTATGAATTTCTCAGTGAGGATGCTCCATTCTTTATTGCCGGTAGTGAGGGTGCGAAAATTCACGAGAGCCTTTTGCCTGTTGAAGGTGAGCCGGTAGTACTTAAAAATGAAGTTAACAGTTTCAAAGGTACGGACCTTAAAGAGCGCCTTGAAGAGCTAGGAGTGAGTCAATTGATTATCGTTGGTGCGATGAGTCACATGTGTATCGATGCCATCACCCGGGCGGCAAGTGATTTCGGGTATAAAAATACCGTTATTCATGATGCCTGTGCCAGCCGGGATATGAGCTTTAACGGTGTCGATGTGCCCGCTGCACATATACATGCAGCTTATATGGCTGCACTGCAATTTGCTTATGCTGAGGTTATCAATGCTGACACATTTTTAACGCAATAA
- a CDS encoding class I SAM-dependent methyltransferase, which translates to MSKDPKFVAEQLRKPSGTSATETAQQMNKANKATNLAALKALNVVSGDCVLEIGPGNGKFAVNVLRKGSYVRYTGIDWSSDMVANAKDLNSKYVESGQMDFRVGSSESLPFSDGKFDKVIAVHTIYFWEVLQTHLTEIYRVLVPDGKLCLAFADKSFMQNLPFTQFGFRLFDEGDIRAELSDAGFKVISCGKHSEYGENNTKQLVEKKINIIVCEPDKR; encoded by the coding sequence ATGTCCAAGGATCCTAAATTTGTCGCCGAGCAGTTGAGGAAACCATCTGGTACCTCAGCTACAGAAACTGCGCAGCAAATGAATAAGGCAAATAAAGCAACGAATCTTGCTGCTTTAAAAGCACTCAATGTGGTAAGTGGTGATTGTGTTCTGGAAATTGGCCCTGGTAACGGTAAATTTGCAGTCAATGTTCTTCGCAAGGGATCTTATGTCCGCTATACCGGTATTGATTGGTCTAGCGATATGGTTGCAAATGCTAAAGACTTAAACTCGAAATACGTAGAGTCGGGGCAAATGGACTTTAGAGTTGGTAGCTCGGAAAGTCTACCGTTTTCTGATGGGAAGTTTGATAAGGTTATCGCGGTTCACACAATATATTTCTGGGAAGTCCTTCAAACTCATCTAACCGAAATATACAGAGTACTGGTACCTGACGGGAAGCTTTGTCTAGCCTTCGCTGATAAATCATTTATGCAGAATCTACCATTCACCCAGTTTGGATTTCGACTGTTTGATGAGGGTGATATTCGGGCCGAATTGTCCGATGCAGGGTTTAAAGTCATATCCTGTGGCAAGCATAGTGAGTATGGTGAAAACAACACGAAACAGCTCGTTGAAAAGAAGATAAATATTATTGTATGTGAGCCTGATAAAAGGTAA